The following DNA comes from Vibrio gigantis.
CGACGTCGATGGCCAAACGGCTCGATTGGCGGCTCGTTTGTGTTGGGATATTGCCAGTGCAATGGCCAGCGACTAATCCAGCTATACCGATAACTACAACTACAACTACAACTACAACTACAACTACAACGATATAACGTGAAACAGAAGGAATTCCAAAATGACGGAACACCACAACAGTGACCCTCGTCTCGACACTACTCGCGAAATTCGCGCACCTCATGGCACCACTTTGCGCGCTAAATCTTGGTTAACAGAAGCACCACTGCGTATGTTGATGAACAACCTAGACCCTGATGTGGCAGAACACCCACATGCACTGGTTGTGTATGGCGGTATTGGTCGTGCTGCGCGTGATTGGAAATGTTATGACAAGATTGTTGAAGTACTAGAACGTTTAGAAGACGACCAAACGTTACTTGTCCAATCAGGTAAGCCTGTAGGTGTGTTCCCGACTCATAAAAACGCACCTCGCGTACTGATCGCTAACTCGAACCTTGTTCCACACTGGGCGAACTGGGAGCACTTCAACGAGCTCGATAAAGAAGGCTTGATGATGTACGGACAAATGACCGCCGGTAGCTGGATCTACATTGGCTCACAAGGCATCGTTCAAGGTACTTACGAAACCTTTGTCGCTATCGCGAAGAAGCACTTCCAAGGTGAAGCGAATGGCAAGTGGGTTCTAACTGGCGGCCTTGGCGGTATGGGCGGCGCTCAGCCTCTTGCTGCAACTATGGCTGGCTTCTCAATGATCGCGGTTGAATGTGATGAATCACGAATCGACTACCGCTTACGTACTGGCTATGTAGACAAAAAAGCCACCAGCTTAGATGAAGCGATGGCTATGATTAAAGAGTCAGACACACCTATTTCTGTTGGTTTATTAGGTAACGCAGCAGACGTATTCCCAGAGTTGGTAGAACGTAACATCACGCCTGACGTAGTGACCGACCAAACGTCTGCCCACGATCCACTGAATGGCTATTTGCCGCAAGGTTGGACGATGGAGAAAGCCGCACAAGAACGCACCATTGATGAAGCAAAAGTAGTGAAAGCCGCTAAACAATCGATGGCAATTCAAGTTCAAGCGATGCTAGACCTGCAATACCGTGGCGCTGCGACCGTAGATTACGGTAACAACATTCGCCAAATGGCACTGGAAGAAGGCGTGGAAAACGCGTTTGATTTCCCAGGGTTCGTTCCAGCTTATATTCGACCATTGTTCTGTGAAGGTATCGGTCCATTCCGTTGGGCTGCACTGTCTGGTGACCCAGAAGATATTTACAAAACAGACCAAAAAGTAAAAGAACTGATTCCAGATAACCCTCATCTACACAACTGGCTAGATATGGCACGTGAACGCATTCAGTTCCAAGGCCTACCTGCTCGTATTTGTTGGGTTGGCTTGAAAGATCGTGAACGTTTGGGCCAAGCATTCAATGAAATGGTTAAGAATGGCGAACTTAAAGCACCAGTTGTTATCGGTCGTGACCACCTAGATTCGGGCTCAGTAGCAAGCCCGAACCGTGAAACAGAAGGCATGATGGATGGATCAGATGCCGTATCAGATTGGCCTCTATTGAACGCCCTTCTAAATACTGCAGGCGGCGCGACATGGGTCTCACTGCACCATGGTGGTGGTGTTGGCATGGGCTTCTCACAACACTCAGGTATGGTTATCTGTTGTGACGGCAGTGAAGATGCATCGCAACGTATTGCTCGTGTACTTCACAATGATCCAGCAACTGGCGTTATGCGTCACGCAGATGCGGGTTACGATATCGCCAAGCAGTGTGCTAAAGAACAGAAGCTTGATTTACCTATGCTAAACGAAGAACTTCGTCGCCTTTAATATCTGGAGAGAACATGTTGAATTTATTACTTAAACCAGGACTTCTAGGCCTATCTGAACTGCGCAAGATTAGCCGTAGCCCTGTGAACTTATCACTCGACCCTGCTGCAATCCCAGATATTGAAGCAAGCATGCACGTTGTCGAACAAGTGATCGCTGAAGATCGCACTGTGTATGGCATCAATACGGGGTTTGGCTTACTAGCAAATACCAAAATCGCTCCTGAAGATTTAGAAGTGCTGCAGAAAAGTATCGTACTTTCTCACGCAGCGGGCATCGGCAAGTTCATGTCTGATGAAACGGTGCGTTTGATGATGGTGCTCAAGATTAACAGCTTGTCTCGCGGTTACTCTGGTATCCGACTCAAGGTGATCAATGCACTTATCGATCTTGTGAACGCTCAGGTTTACCCATGTGTACCACAGAAAGGCTCAGTAGGTGCATCTGGCGACCTTGCTCCCCTTGCCCACATGAGTACCGTTCTATTGGGTGAAGGCCAAGCACGTCACAACGGCAAGATCATCACCGGTTTAGAAGCAATGCAGATCGCAGGCTTAGAGCCAATCACGCTAGCACCTAAAGAAGGTTTAGCGCTGTTAAACGGTACTCAAGCATCAACTGCCTTTGCATTAGAAGGTCTATTCGCAGCTGAAGACCTGTTTGCGTCTGCGACTGTGTGTGGTGCGATGTCTGTTGAAGCAGCACTCGGTAGTCGCCGCCCATTTGACCCTCGTATTCACCGCGTTCGTGGTCATCGTGGCCAAATGGATGCAGCGCTTGCTTACCGTCATATGCTTGACCAAAAGAGTGAGATTGGTGAATCACACACTTGTTGTGAAAAGGTTCAAGACCCTTACTCGCTGCGTTGTCAGCCTCAAGTAATGGGCGCTTGTTTACAGCAAATTCGTAATTCAGCTGAAATTTTAAATGTTGAAGCGAACTCAGTATCGGACAACCCGCTGGTTTTCGCTGACGATGGTGACATTATCTCGGGTGGTAACTTCCACGCAGAACCCGTCGCAATGGCTGCCGATAATCTTGCACTGGCCATTGCCGAGATAGGTAGCTTGTCAGAGCGTAGAATGGCGCTGCTGATTGATAGCGCACTAAGTAAACTTCCACCGTTCTTGGTCGATAATGGTGGGGTGAACTCCGGCTTTATGATTGCTCAAGTAACGTCTGCTGCACTTGCTAGTGAAAACAAAACCTTGGCTCACCCGGCTTCAATAGACAGCCTTCCGACATCAGCAAACCAAGAAGACCATGTATCAATGGCCACATTTGCAGCACGTAGACTTAGATACATGGCTGAAAATACCCGTGGGATATTGGCGGTCGAATATTTAGCAGCAGCACAAGGGCTAGACTTCCGAGCTCCGAACCTATCTTCTCCTCGTGTGGAAGAAGCAAAACAAATTCTGCGTGAAAAAGTCAGCTTCTACGACAAAGACCGATATTTTGCACCAGACATTGAACAAGCTAACCTGTTACTCAAGTTATCTGTTCATAATCACTTAATGCCAGAAGGTACTCTGTGTAGTTTTTAGTGCTCAAAGACTTTCGTCGACACTAATTAAAGTGTCATATAAACAAGGGCTATTGATTAGCCCTTGTTGCATTGAATCTAAACCCCTATTCCCCTCAAAATCGTCACATACCATCCAACGTATTTATCTAATCGACTGATATATAAGCAAAGTTAACTGGATAGACCATTAGAACGAAGTTAGTTAGTTATAATCCACCCCAGATTTGATGACTAATAGCGATACTATGTTTCTGACACCTTACTTTTCTACTGAAAACAATCAATTTCAATTCACTCGTGAACAAGCTAGCCACTTTGCTAAAAAAGTAGCCGCTGACTTCAACCCAATTCACGATGAAGACAACAAGCGCTTTTGCGTGCCTGGCGATCTTCTGTTTGCAGTACTTCTGCAAAAAGAAGGCATCAGCCAAAAAATGCGTTTTGATTTTTCAGGTATGGTAGGTAACGGTATTGCACTAAGCGTTGACAACAAGTGTGAGAAAGAAAGCTCACTGGTTGACGAAAAAGGCAAAGAGTACCTGCACATGTCTTGTGAAGGTGAGAAAAGCCACGATCAAGCATTCATCGAACACGTAGTAACAAACTACGTTAAGTTCTCTGGTATGAACTTCCCACACATCATGGTTCCTCTTATGGAAGAGCAACAGATGATGATCAACTGCCAACGCCCTCTTGTTATTTACGAGAGCATGGAAGTTGAATTTACTCGCCTAGACCTATCTCACCCAGAAGTTGAATTTTCTGGTGCTACTTTTGACGTTGAAGGTAAGCGTGGCATCGTGACACTGAACTTCGATTTCAAAGAAGACGGCGAAGTTGTCGGTAAAGGCGTGAAGCGCATGGTAGCAAGTGGCCTTAAGCCATACGACCAAGCTTCAGTCGACGACCTAGTAAACCGCTTCAACGAGCGTAAAGAGATGTTTCTAGCTCAGTTCGCAGCGGCTGCATAATCAGCATTCTTATTTACACACCACGTGATGTAAATAACTCTAGAACAAGATCATTAAAGCCCAGCTTGGTAATCTCAAGCTGGGCTTTTTTATTTCGATTCCGTTTACACCAAGCTACTCAATCTAGGCTTAAACCCAACGCCTAACCTTTTGTTTATAATCAACATATTCCGCACCAAACAATTGCTCTAGAGCTCGTTCCTCTGGCTTGATTTGAAATTGATTCATGTAAATCACGAACACAAAACTGAGTAAAATACTGAAGATGTTTTGAAAGTAGTAGCCAACGCAAAACAGTAAAATAAATAAGCCTAGGTACATCGGGTTTCGGGTGTAACCGAAGATGCCGCTGTCTACGACTGACGACGCTGTTTCGACTTTGATCGGATTAACGGTAGTTTTCTTTTTTCGAAACTCCCAAACACCAGCCAATCCAATAGCGCCGCTCAATGTGATTCCAACACCTAAAACAAAAAGCTTGTAAGGCAATACTATTGCCGCTGAACTTAACTGCTGAGCGCAGAAATAAGACGCAACTATTACCAATATAAACAGAGCAACCGGTGGGACTTTCAACTCAAGAAATTTCATAGCTTTCCTTATTAACAATTCCATTGTTAGTTTAGAAAAAAGCCCAGCAATTGCTGGGCTAAATGTATTAAAGAATTTTTGCGAGCACCTGTAATGGATGGGCAAGTTTCTCACCCTCAAAACGCTTCACTTGGCTTCGACAGGAATACCCCGTCACTAAGCAACGCTCTTTCGGTAAGTCTTGCATCCTTGGCTTCCAACTTAAACCGTATATATCTTTCGACATTTGCAGCTTATCGACTTCGTGTCCGAATGTACCCGCCATACCACAACAGCCGACAGGAACGCTGGTAAGTGCAGCTCCAAAGTGTTTGAAGATAGCACCCCACTCTTTTTCAGCGTTTGGCATCTTAGTCTTCTCTGTACAGTGAGCG
Coding sequences within:
- the hutH gene encoding histidine ammonia-lyase, which codes for MLNLLLKPGLLGLSELRKISRSPVNLSLDPAAIPDIEASMHVVEQVIAEDRTVYGINTGFGLLANTKIAPEDLEVLQKSIVLSHAAGIGKFMSDETVRLMMVLKINSLSRGYSGIRLKVINALIDLVNAQVYPCVPQKGSVGASGDLAPLAHMSTVLLGEGQARHNGKIITGLEAMQIAGLEPITLAPKEGLALLNGTQASTAFALEGLFAAEDLFASATVCGAMSVEAALGSRRPFDPRIHRVRGHRGQMDAALAYRHMLDQKSEIGESHTCCEKVQDPYSLRCQPQVMGACLQQIRNSAEILNVEANSVSDNPLVFADDGDIISGGNFHAEPVAMAADNLALAIAEIGSLSERRMALLIDSALSKLPPFLVDNGGVNSGFMIAQVTSAALASENKTLAHPASIDSLPTSANQEDHVSMATFAARRLRYMAENTRGILAVEYLAAAQGLDFRAPNLSSPRVEEAKQILREKVSFYDKDRYFAPDIEQANLLLKLSVHNHLMPEGTLCSF
- the hutU gene encoding urocanate hydratase; the protein is MTEHHNSDPRLDTTREIRAPHGTTLRAKSWLTEAPLRMLMNNLDPDVAEHPHALVVYGGIGRAARDWKCYDKIVEVLERLEDDQTLLVQSGKPVGVFPTHKNAPRVLIANSNLVPHWANWEHFNELDKEGLMMYGQMTAGSWIYIGSQGIVQGTYETFVAIAKKHFQGEANGKWVLTGGLGGMGGAQPLAATMAGFSMIAVECDESRIDYRLRTGYVDKKATSLDEAMAMIKESDTPISVGLLGNAADVFPELVERNITPDVVTDQTSAHDPLNGYLPQGWTMEKAAQERTIDEAKVVKAAKQSMAIQVQAMLDLQYRGAATVDYGNNIRQMALEEGVENAFDFPGFVPAYIRPLFCEGIGPFRWAALSGDPEDIYKTDQKVKELIPDNPHLHNWLDMARERIQFQGLPARICWVGLKDRERLGQAFNEMVKNGELKAPVVIGRDHLDSGSVASPNRETEGMMDGSDAVSDWPLLNALLNTAGGATWVSLHHGGGVGMGFSQHSGMVICCDGSEDASQRIARVLHNDPATGVMRHADAGYDIAKQCAKEQKLDLPMLNEELRRL
- a CDS encoding methyltransferase family protein, which gives rise to MKFLELKVPPVALFILVIVASYFCAQQLSSAAIVLPYKLFVLGVGITLSGAIGLAGVWEFRKKKTTVNPIKVETASSVVDSGIFGYTRNPMYLGLFILLFCVGYYFQNIFSILLSFVFVIYMNQFQIKPEERALEQLFGAEYVDYKQKVRRWV
- a CDS encoding DUF3581 domain-containing protein, whose product is MFLTPYFSTENNQFQFTREQASHFAKKVAADFNPIHDEDNKRFCVPGDLLFAVLLQKEGISQKMRFDFSGMVGNGIALSVDNKCEKESSLVDEKGKEYLHMSCEGEKSHDQAFIEHVVTNYVKFSGMNFPHIMVPLMEEQQMMINCQRPLVIYESMEVEFTRLDLSHPEVEFSGATFDVEGKRGIVTLNFDFKEDGEVVGKGVKRMVASGLKPYDQASVDDLVNRFNERKEMFLAQFAAAA